A region from the uncultured Sunxiuqinia sp. genome encodes:
- a CDS encoding carboxyl transferase domain-containing protein, with product MGKAQQDKIDSHLQVHEDKPIGYQLVVDDFYQRLSQVCNHGSEKAVHKHRERGKLLARERIDILVDQGTPFLELSTFAAYDQYDNSFPSAGIVTGLGVINGRECMIVANDATVKGGTYIKETIRKHVRAQEIALKNKLPCIYLADSGGIFLPQQASVFPDRFDFGRVFYNQAKLSADGIPQIAIVMGFCTAGGAYVPAMCDETIIVKRQGAIFIGGPPLVKAATGEEVSAEELGGGDVHTSISGVADHLAEDDADAVKICRSIVDKLPMASKQDVEIKNTRAPRFPAENIYSYLTTDLKKPIPVHKIIDHLVDNSDFQEFKVNYGKTLITGFARLKGMPIGIVGNQSFLTAEAARKGAHFIQLCNQRQIPLLFLQNITGFIVGKKYEHEGIARDGAKLINAVANSVVPKITLVIGGSFGAGNYAMAGRAYDPDFLFMWPHSRIAVMGGEQASGVIQTIGKNGRENSLVEQFENESTAYYSSSRLWDDGIIDPVETRDILALAFTVTLNQPKRNPHYGVFRM from the coding sequence ATGGGTAAAGCTCAACAAGATAAAATAGATTCGCATTTGCAGGTTCATGAAGATAAACCTATTGGTTATCAGTTGGTAGTTGATGATTTTTACCAACGGTTAAGTCAAGTTTGTAATCATGGATCAGAAAAGGCGGTTCATAAACATCGTGAACGAGGAAAATTATTGGCTCGTGAGCGTATCGATATCCTTGTTGATCAGGGAACCCCTTTTTTGGAACTTTCCACATTTGCCGCATACGATCAATACGATAATTCATTTCCATCGGCTGGCATTGTAACCGGCCTTGGAGTTATAAATGGACGTGAGTGCATGATTGTCGCGAACGATGCGACGGTGAAAGGTGGAACATACATTAAGGAAACTATTCGAAAGCATGTTCGAGCCCAGGAAATTGCATTGAAAAACAAGCTTCCTTGCATTTACTTGGCTGATTCAGGAGGGATATTTCTCCCGCAACAAGCCAGCGTTTTTCCCGATCGATTTGATTTTGGCCGGGTGTTTTACAATCAGGCAAAACTGTCGGCTGACGGGATTCCTCAAATAGCGATTGTAATGGGATTCTGCACAGCGGGAGGTGCTTATGTGCCGGCCATGTGTGACGAAACCATCATTGTTAAAAGACAAGGAGCTATTTTTATTGGAGGACCACCTTTGGTGAAGGCAGCGACGGGCGAAGAGGTCTCAGCCGAAGAACTGGGAGGCGGAGATGTTCATACATCAATTTCGGGAGTGGCCGACCATTTGGCTGAAGATGATGCAGATGCCGTAAAAATTTGCCGGTCAATTGTCGACAAGTTACCCATGGCCTCCAAGCAGGATGTTGAAATTAAGAACACCCGAGCTCCCAGATTTCCAGCGGAAAATATTTATAGTTATCTGACGACTGATTTGAAAAAGCCAATTCCGGTGCACAAAATTATTGACCACCTGGTTGACAACAGCGATTTTCAGGAATTTAAAGTCAATTATGGAAAAACACTGATTACTGGTTTTGCCCGTTTAAAAGGTATGCCAATCGGGATTGTCGGAAATCAGAGCTTTTTGACAGCTGAAGCCGCACGAAAAGGTGCTCACTTTATCCAGCTTTGCAATCAACGTCAGATTCCATTGTTGTTTTTGCAGAATATTACCGGCTTTATTGTCGGCAAGAAATACGAACACGAAGGTATTGCCCGCGATGGCGCTAAATTAATCAATGCTGTTGCTAACTCTGTGGTGCCCAAAATCACGCTTGTTATCGGCGGATCTTTCGGAGCAGGTAATTATGCGATGGCCGGCCGCGCGTACGATCCCGATTTCCTTTTCATGTGGCCCCATTCGCGAATTGCGGTAATGGGTGGCGAACAGGCTTCGGGTGTGATACAAACCATCGGAAAGAATGGAAGGGAGAATAGCTTAGTTGAACAGTTTGAAAATGAAAGCACTGCTTATTATAGCTCATCACGATTGTGGGACGATGGGATTATCGATCCTGTTGAAACTCGTGATATCCTGGCACTTGCTTTTACGGTTACGCTTAATCAGCCTAAACGAAATCCCCATTATGGCGTTTTCAGAATGTAA
- the mtaB gene encoding tRNA (N(6)-L-threonylcarbamoyladenosine(37)-C(2))-methylthiotransferase MtaB, protein MSTTKKRIAFKTLGCRLNQYETDALVSDFDQAGYEIVDFKEQADVVVVNTCTVTNQSDQKSRHTISQAARHNEGSMVVVTGCMANNYKEKLEDQEKITYVVDNKRKASIRQLIDAHFQGEILHPSNLEGDVFQFNTVDKSLHTRSSIKIQDGCDNFCTFCIIPKVRGRAVSRPLPQIIENVKDTLANGFKELVITGVNIGRYEWEGKRFEDVLKAILEVPGDFRVRISSLEPDGFGEQFYELFDHPKLAPHLHLCLQSGSDKVLLRMRRMYDFDRFASVIDGFRAKWPEFNFTTDLIVGFPGETGEDFQESLDALERLNFSHVHTFKYSVRKGTRAERMEEQVPEKVKTARSATLREKSEELRKIYLERFIGREQTVLVEKIDSHGFASGYGEHYVPIRFRGEDIQRNSFHKVRIKSLQGSDDQTDLLAELI, encoded by the coding sequence ATGAGCACCACAAAAAAGCGAATTGCATTTAAAACTTTAGGTTGTCGACTGAATCAATATGAAACGGATGCTTTGGTTTCCGATTTTGATCAGGCCGGATACGAAATTGTTGATTTTAAAGAGCAAGCCGATGTCGTGGTTGTAAATACGTGTACAGTTACTAATCAAAGTGATCAAAAATCACGGCATACCATTAGTCAGGCGGCACGACACAATGAGGGGTCGATGGTTGTGGTAACCGGTTGCATGGCCAATAACTATAAAGAGAAACTGGAAGACCAGGAGAAAATCACTTACGTTGTTGACAACAAACGTAAAGCAAGTATCCGGCAGTTGATCGATGCTCATTTTCAGGGCGAAATTCTACATCCTTCAAATTTGGAAGGCGATGTTTTTCAGTTTAATACGGTTGACAAGAGTTTGCATACCCGCAGCTCCATTAAAATTCAAGATGGCTGCGATAATTTTTGCACTTTTTGTATCATCCCGAAAGTTCGTGGACGAGCGGTCAGCCGACCCTTACCTCAGATTATTGAAAATGTAAAAGACACATTAGCCAATGGATTTAAGGAGCTGGTGATTACCGGTGTAAATATTGGCAGATACGAATGGGAAGGTAAACGCTTTGAAGATGTTCTAAAAGCCATTCTTGAAGTCCCCGGTGATTTCAGGGTTCGTATTTCTTCGCTGGAACCCGATGGTTTTGGAGAGCAGTTTTACGAATTGTTCGATCATCCGAAATTAGCGCCACACTTGCATTTGTGCTTGCAGAGTGGTTCCGATAAAGTTTTACTGCGCATGCGACGGATGTACGATTTTGACCGTTTTGCATCGGTTATTGATGGTTTTCGTGCAAAGTGGCCCGAGTTTAATTTTACAACCGACTTGATTGTTGGTTTCCCCGGAGAGACAGGAGAAGACTTCCAGGAAAGCCTGGATGCATTGGAGCGATTGAATTTTAGTCATGTGCACACCTTTAAATATTCAGTTCGAAAAGGAACGCGTGCCGAACGGATGGAGGAGCAGGTGCCCGAAAAAGTAAAAACAGCGCGGTCAGCGACTTTGCGTGAAAAATCGGAAGAACTGCGTAAGATTTATCTGGAGCGTTTTATTGGGCGCGAGCAAACAGTTTTGGTTGAAAAAATTGATTCCCATGGTTTTGCTTCCGGTTATGGAGAGCACTATGTTCCTATCCGATTCAGGGGGGAGGATATCCAGCGAAATAGCTTTCATAAAGTAAGAATCAAAAGTTTGCAGGGAAGTGATGATCAAACGGACTTGCTTGCAGAACTCATCTAG